Proteins from a genomic interval of Uloborus diversus isolate 005 chromosome 4, Udiv.v.3.1, whole genome shotgun sequence:
- the LOC129220243 gene encoding uncharacterized protein LOC129220243: MSELSLYNLSLWKTAVMLKQHYWNEFDDSNIGNNSFSYLPTSVVEDLLSCVLQITPIDSLKVSDIYHLVTSGRIKNFKLEDVVLTSEVLVSILMSLSVACQSLRSFILRNVVCSNIYTTLDSSKTYIRTAAVECVLNSASNLELVESCIAFDLKAVRNCSNLKILRLNFIPSTPLFNLLDEGDGDFCSNVSLKVLDVYEDVRHPVSSTDIAILLNYCRELTEINCDISQSLECLHTDEIYDGTLSRVYKLRKCVLGNTIMNPPFASASLLSVHIATLTCPSMEELDILVNDNNTVYALSDFLNLKSLLIQWEPVSGGEFKIGVEPLLEKIGENLKVLHVLNFFQVDFAAIGKSCPNLETLKVEYQTECSSVSGSSCSIFSNLRSLSIESMEGEYGVKESSLLLLLSNCKNLTTLCIQYAECLNDRVLREVLSKNPLSKVKDATILDCSLTGEGVRNLVNHLKMLEFFHFSSSAIIIEEAASIVHEINPHVIIRSDFD; the protein is encoded by the coding sequence ATGAGTGAGCTTTCTCTATATAACTTATCATTATGGAAAACAGCTGTGATGTTGAAGCAACATTATTGGAATGAGTTTGACGACAGCAACATTGGGAACAATTCCTTCTCATACCTCCCAACATCAGTTGTTGAGGATTTACTTTCCTGTGTGCTGCAGATTACACCCATTGATTCGTTGAAAGTGAGTGACATTTACCATTTGGTCACAAGCGGTCGCATCAAGAACTTCAAGCTTGAGGATGTGGTCCTGACATCAGAAGTCCTAGTTTCCATCTTGATGTCCCTCTCTGTGGCCTGTCAGAGTTTACGctcttttattttgagaaatgTTGTCTGTTCTAACATATATACTACTTTAGATAGTTCTAAAACGTATATCAGAACTGCTGCAGTGGAATGTGTTTTGAATTCTGCATCAAATTTAGAGCTTGTTGAATCATGCATAGCATTTGACTTGAAAGCGGTGAGGAATTGTTCTAACTTGAAAATTTTGAGGCTAAATTTTATCCCCAGCACGCCACTCTTTAATTTGCTGGATGAAGGAGATGGGGATTTCTGCTCCAATGTTTCTCTGAAAGTCCTGGATGTTTACGAAGATGTGAGGCATCCCGTATCGAGTACTGACATTGCAATATTGTTGAATTATTGTCGCGAATTGACAGAAATCAACTGTGATATATCTCAGAGCTTGGAATGTCTTCACACTGACGAGATATATGACGGAACTTTATCGAGAGTGTACAAGTTGAGGAAATGTGTGTTGGGAAATACAATTATGAACCCTCCATTTGCCAGTGCATCTTTACTTTCTGTCCATATTGCCACGCTGACGTGCCCTTCAATGGAAGAGTTGGATATTTTAGTCAATGATAACAACACTGTTTATGCATTAAGTgactttttaaatcttaaatctttactaattCAATGGGAACCTGTTTCAGGGGGTGAATTTAAGATTGGGGTTGAACCGCTTTTGGAGAAAATTGGcgaaaatttgaaagttcttcACGTGTTGAACTTTTTTCAAGTGGATTTTGCAGCTATTGGGAAATCATGTCCAAATTTGGAAACACTGAAAGTTGAATACCAAACAGAATGTTCTTCTGTGAGTGGTTCTTCATGCTCCATTTTCTCCAATCTTCGATCTCTTTCTATCGAAAGTATGGAAGGAGAATATGGTGTTAAAGAATCAAGTTTACTTCTCTTGCTGtcgaattgtaaaaatttaacAACCCTTTGCATTCAGTATGCTGAATGCCTGAATGACAGGGTATTGAGGGAAGTGTTGAGTAAAAATCCTTTGTCTAAAGTTAAAGATGCGACTATTCTGGATTGCAGTTTAACTGGCGAGGGTGTGAGAAACCTAGTAAATCACTTGAAAATGCTGGAATTTTTTCACTTTAGTTCTTCTGCTATTATAATCGAAGAAGCTGCATCTATTGTGCATGAAATTAATCCTCACGTCATAATACGGTcagattttgattaa